The DNA segment ttaatctTGTGTTTGGAACTTATTATGAAAAATCGGATTATTGAATCTTATTTTTGGAACTTGTCAATACCATAGAACtgatttaatgtaattttattacattaattgtttACCCTTAATATGACATCTCTCATTGTGAAGCTAGACTAGTAGGCATGACTAGCATGGGTAAAATAGCTTATCTATTCGAAGTCAAATAAAATCATAACCAATCCCACCATATTTGAATGTACTCTTAAACCTAAAACATTAAAGCCCATGGGAtctaaataaaatcattttctattttccaaattactaaacacaatttaatttacatttcaaACACACTCATAAGAACAATAAACTCATTTTGCTAACTCTATATCTTAACAGAGTTCCATTTAAGTAGGACTTAAGAAATCCCATAGCCGTTGTGTTTAAAGACCATCCACATAAGAGTTATTACCACTTACAAGCACAAAGGCACATTATATAGAAGACCAAGTTCTATGATCATTATTTTAAATCCACTAATGCCATCAGACCTACTAttatagttcattaaaaaaatttatgacgcaaaagaatttcaaagtgaatcTTGATATTTGTTCCCCAAATAGCTTATTTTTATGCTTGAAGCATGGTTTAGACATTAAATCTAATACTAGAAAGCACATTATTTTCCGTCCATTAAAAGCACACTAGAGAAATAGTCAAATAACTCTACACGAGTTTGCATCCACAAATCCAACATTACATTACAGCCAAAAATACTCCTGCCTGTAATGGTATACCAGTTATTACGAGATTGACCATCTTATATGCAATTTCCAaatttaaacacaataaaatatagTTGAAGAAAAcggaaagaaataaaattaagctAAATATTCAGTACCTGGTTGAATATAATCCAGTTCACAAACGGAAAACGCAACTCATGGCAAAGTTCAAGCATGTCTCCTCCATGTGTCAGAAGTTTAACTGCATTTCTACTCAgcaaaaatagaaagaaaaaagaaatcatatatCTAGGTTGACACGTTCATAAACAATTGCCATaaggtagaaaataaattaaaaagatattgaCCTATTAAACTGTGGACAATCTTCCAATAATCTCATTGTTGATATTTCAAGGTGCTTTGCACAATGCTGTCTAAAAATTTCCCTGTTCATATCTACAACATAATCCCGAACCTCTGTTTCAAATTCTGTGTACTGAATGGATGAACTGCTATCTCCAACTGATCCCAATCTACCAACCTGACGAATGTGTTTTGTGCTTAGCATCTCTTCGTCAAAGAtagcatttaaaattttatcatatatgcTTGTATCCTCTGATTTCTGCATTGTTCTAAGGATATCTGAACATAGAGAATTAAAAGTTGTTCAGGAAAATGCaagatacaataaaaaaatgtccCAAGCGGCATGTAACTCTTAGATGCCAACAGTCTGTACCAATAGTCACATTTTAATTTGCATTATTAACTGCACTTACCAAGATCATCAAATTGTTTCTATATTTGTACTCCTAGGCACTCAAAATGTTTCAGATTATTAGAAAAAAGCCATAACCAAATGTTGTATTATATAGATAGCTAACCTTACCAATACGATTAggaaatgaattatttttgaCTGATAATAATGCAATATGTAGGTTCTATATGAGAATACAAAGTATTAGAATGCACAAAAAATGTCATAATCACTTGCCATCCAATAATTGAGACTCCATTCGCTGAGGAAATGCATTTTGCAGAAGTTCTGTGGCAGAAGGGCGATCTGAAGGAGCTGGAGACATTAACTGCCTCAGTAAGGATTCCTGTTCTGGAAATTCAGCAACCCAAATTGATGGAACTTCCCCTTTCTGTTTCAAATCAGATAAAACAACGTGTCTCTCCATTGCTGTCCCAAATGGGTGCCAAAGCTCAAAGAAAACCACTCCTAAGCTGTACATATCAGCCTATAACCCAAATAAACTCAAGAATCACATGATTTGGCATAAATCAACAGATTATATGGCTGCATAGATGTAACAGGAATCAACCAACtgattagaataaaataatgatgaaTGCTATGAACCTTTTCATCAATCTTGGGCCATCCTTGCTCAATTTCAGGAGCTGTATAGAAATATGTCCCCACTTGTCCAGTGCCATCAATGGAAACTCCAGTTGCATCAGCAGTGTGGCCCACATCTTGGTCCAGCTGCTCTAACTTCAAGAACTTGGCTGGAAAAGGGGGAAAGTAGAAAAATTGATGTTGCATCTAAAAACAATCATCACTCCCTTCCAGAGTTGAATGTTTAAACTATTATATGGAATCACTCTATatgatttttcaattaaaaagtagGCAAACCATATTGAGACGGGTGGAAATAGGTCATGTAGTGGCAGGGCTTTGTTCTCCGGACCTTAGCCCccctccaattttttttaatatataaattaataaataagtaaaaataatttattttaattttagtatattttatacAATTAGCACCTTCAAAAATTTTACACATCAATTTTGGCACGTCCAAAATATATTCTGGAGATCCGCAACAAGGCCTATGGCTTGGCTTACATAGATCCAGGCCAGGCCAAGTTAATTTAGGAAATAAGAGAGGCATTTAAAAATGTGAGATCATACACTATTCAGAGAGTCTTTTATGCCCAATATATACATTGGTCCATTTAAGCAAATATttagtattattaatatattaaaattgttataatataaaattattcatttatttaccTTTCTTAATTATTGAGCATGTTGACTCACTTAAAAAATCAAACTTGTATAAGgactttattacaaaataaacacacacacacattattatgcataatatatatacagaataaatatattacataataatataagaaaattgtaattattagtAAACTTATGTAGGCGAATAATACAATAATCCCACTGGCCCTTTAAAGGTTTTATAACAAACTTAAATAGACTGGCAAGTCAGACTAGACTTTCATGTAGGTTAGGTCAGACTTTCTTTAGTGAAGGTCATAGGTACCTATCAAAGTGTGGTCTGCCTAGCCTATTTCCACTCTAAGAAAGGTAAGCCACTGCTGTGTAAACAGGTAGAATAAAAATCCAGGGAAAAAATTGCATATATGTGCAGGTATTTACTATTGATCCTAAACACAAAATTAGAAATACAACTTTGATAAACAAACTTTGTGCGTGCAAACTAAGACCAGAATATATCAAAGAAATTCTCGGCCTATAAAAAATTCTGAAAAATTCATAAGCACCATTCCCACACATTGAAGTTATCCATTGtcacaataagaaaaatagagtaaatatttgaaaaatacattaagagaaagaaaataaacttgCAACGTAATCAGGATCTTACCAAGACCAAAATCACCAATTTTAATATCATTGCGAGCATCAAAGAATATGTTATTTGGTGTTAAATCCCGATGAATTATTCCTTGTCCATGTATGTGTGCCAAGCCTTCCACTATTTGACGAAACAAATGCCAAGCCAGTTCTTTGTCAAAATGATTGTATGATTCAAACTTCTGGCGAAGAGTCCTTTATATCCGACAAATCCACccacaaaagaaaaggaatgaaATGTAGTGAATACAACGACAATGAGAGGGCTTGTGAGTTTGTGCTTGCGAGTAATACAGTATCCAACGAATTTGGAAACTACATAGTCTCTAATCTACTCCCATTCCTTCCTATTTGTAGAGTCAATAAGATTCTAGGCTGAGGCCAGAATATGTGACAGTAAAATTGTCTGGACACTTTGATTTTACTCGTTATTAATTTGCACGAGAAAACCGTGCTAGTCAATCAGAGATTTTAGGAAAACTGCAGATACAGACTATATCCTTTGAAGACAAAGTCAGACCATTTCATTCCTTTGTCAGTTAGACATTCCTCGGATCGTGGGATTTAactttaaattcatttgtttctttttcctgtTCAGCATTTGGTTTTAATGCATATAGCTCACACACAACTATTGGTGTATCATtcaatatgaataaaatttctattttggAAATTATGATATTTGCAAATATAACTCCCAAGACTCTAATCAGCCACAAACTGAAAGGCTGTTCGTTAGATCATTATATCATTTATCTCATAGTCAACTGGGTAACATTAATCAAAGGATCAATTGACTTAAAATCCTAAATTGTTGCACAAAGGAAAAAAGAGCAATTCTATGCTTCTAAATAATATTTCCTTAAGATACCTAGAAGGGGGCGAACACAAGACTTGAAGCATACACAAAGGATGGGTTTTTGACAAGCTTATTGTCATTGAAGAAAGTATGGTCCCACAAATAAATTGGAATGCAAAGAACAGAACTTACTGAAAATCTTACCTGGGACAGTATTCCATTTGTATATAAAGGTAAGTTGATTCAAGCTGATTCTCATGCCCAAAGACATCATTGGAAGTTGCAGCGGTAAAGCTGAAAGTAGAGCTCAGTGTAGTCTTTGAACCCCAAGCAGAATCACCAGAAGAATCAGAAACTCCAGTTTCAAACCATGCCTGGAAGTTGTAGGGTTATACAAGCAGAAAATAATGTGGAAATAGATAAAGGAAAGCTTATATGTGTATCTCTACTCATTGACTCTACAAGAAACTGTATCCTCTTGGAATATAATTAAAGCAGTATCCACAACAAATTACtacattgaaaaataacaaaaaattcaGTTAATACAGAATCAGaaggaaataataaattaaacaagaaacagaaaatgtttcaatagtaaaaaaaatggcCACAAAAGGAGAAAGTTCTACCTGATAATACCGAACAACATGTTGATGCTGTAAACGAGAAAGTGTAGCTACTTCCCTGATTTTCACACAATAGATAAACAAGTAAGAAATGGAAATAAAACATCTATCTGGGAAAACAGAAGAAAAGATGGAAGAATGGACGAAACAGACAGCAGTCATATGACACTATATTTCCCATTCTATATTTAAATGAATCCGCCTGCATCTTCTGTTAAATTGTTATACATCCTTTCTTCTGGCTCTAAGAtctataaatcaaataaatctTATCTTGGTTCCTTTGCTATAATTAAAGATACAAGAGAAACTAGTTAATGCAGCTATTCATGGCTTGATTAATTTTGAGAACACAATTTAAGGAATAAAGGATAAGCAGTAACCAACTTTATTAACGAGACTGAAAGAAAGATTAAGTAGTGTTTGGGCCAGcttatttctaaattttcttcTCCCCAAAGGAGAAGCTGGGTCAAACATCATTTGCATAAGAACAAATCGTATAAATAAGAAACATTTATACATATGTTAGAAGGCGTGGCTTATGCCCAGCTTTCTACATAAGGCAAAGTTCGATTCCATTTAactttttactattaatattgcggattttttatttgtctcaaatttttataattgtgAGCGGTAGTATCAACTGGGTACATGTAGTAGAATATTTTGTatatgaagaagatgaagaatgcAAGTAAACTTCTAAAGCATCATTCACAATATATACACGAATGTAAAGGATACTTGAAAGTGCTATAATAACTTTGTGcatcatcattaaaaaaatatcaattaaattatttttaacaattttaaaaataaaactattaagcATTTGTAttctaacattttattttaaaatactgttttgaaaactaaatttaatcGTTATAGCATATCGTATTTGATATGTATGTTTTATGATTTGACAAGATAagtagttttaaataaaattaaaactttaaaaaaagattaaactaCCGTTAATTTAAAAGCAAATTTAGGCTAACAAAAGgtaaaatttaacaaacaactattacttttcattttaatttttaatttatctttaagtAACTAACAGGTAAAACTGAAGTTGGGCCAAACATACCCTTGCATCTTGGAACAATAATTGTAGTGACAATAAAATCATAGATGGCCCACTAAGACAGGTAGATGAAATTCAAAATTGTGAGCAAACAAAGTGTCACCAAAACCACACGTACTACAATACATTAAGGAAACCAAATTCACTAAtctctatgaaaaaaaaaaaaaaagaagagagaaaatgttgacaACTTAACAAGATTAGTTTACTAGGACATAATCAAACAccacaacaattaatatttttatcagaTTATCAAACTTTTAACTAACAATCAGACTTCCCAATACCCATACGAATTTTAAGTCAAAGAACCAAAATCAATCCCAGACTTCTAAAGAGGATCAAGTTTCAACAACAAATATGCTTACAGCTTCAAAAAACATGTCCCAAAGCCtcaaaattaatcataaattttagCATGCAGGAATTGAATTAGAAAGAGCAGATGAACAATCCAACccactttcttaaaaaaaattgaagaaaacaattaaattgcataaaattttctaatattgTACAATATGGTTACAATGTAATTTACTGTAATAATCATGCACTGAATTATTGTTATCAGTGATACAAACGCATATTCACAATATTTAACAGGGAAAAGCAAGGTGAGGAAGTTTAATATTTCATAGAACCTAATAAAATGCCTTGAAAAAAGGACAACTAATttcttctaaattatatatattaagatcaGAAGTGAGTAACAATTAGTGTTGCCAAGGGTCTAACTAGCTCCTTCCGAGCTCATTTAAGGTTTACCTTAATATTCGGTCAGGCATGCTTTTGTCCTTAAGGCGAATTTTCTTTACTGCATATTGCCTTCCGTCAAGTTTATTTTTGCACAGTACAACATGACCAAAACCACCATGACCTGTTTCAAAAGCCAAGCAAAACTTTTACAACAGAAACAAAAAGGTTTAATTGCACTTTTAGGCCCTTTATTATAACCAATGTCCAATACTGGTCCcccaatattttttgttaaattttagtccaattattttaattattgaattaaGTCCATCCATCAGTTTTATATTCTTAAAGCTCGCAAATgtcattttcttctcaaaatctctaTGAATTGAATCATTGAAATCATTCCAAATTTTGCTGAAAATCCACCAAACAAGACATCATATTTGGTcgaaaataagaaaattctaaatcttttcCCCTTCACAACCCTAAATTCATATCCTACAAATTTCTGGCATTTGAactttttataacattattttctccTATATGTGTGCTAAACCTTTAATtatttggtgaaaaaaaaaagcatttcagagtttaatagaaaagaaaactgATTGGAGAATTtggttgaaaaaatttaaaaatttagagaatTAAATTCAAGCTTGTTAGATATATtgcattttatgttaattaggaaaacataaacttttgctattgtttgatattggtagatagtgttgatattgtttttaaCATTATCTTCTATTTACCATATTTATGTTTGGTTGCCATTGTGGGAGTCACACACTCACATTAGTATTAGTTGATGGATCAAAAATGAAATTAGGTAAAAATGAGAAAACCTAATTAACCACTCGACAACACACTATTTCATCCTATAGTCATAAAAGAAAGAAGCTCTATTTTCAAAGATGCAGCTGAagtgtaataaattaaattttgttgtttctaGAGAAGGGCGGGAAGGGGTTACAACGGCACCCATTTGCAGCCCAAACTCTCACCAACTTGAAAAAAAggaataacaatataaaaaattgaactactttttaaaatcataaattttaatttagaaagtgaactttaaatttaattcaaactcATAAAGCCGACTAGTAAAATAAGATCTACACCCACTtcttatatattgtaatatgGTAAGATTTGTAGTCAATGTGGGATCTCCAAAACATCTATATCTAGTATTGGACTTCTCGTGTGTGAGATTAGATATTTGTGAATGGTCTGATAGCAACTTAATAAGGAGTAACATAATATGCCCAACAATCCTTATTAGGATAGGTTTTGATGCTATCTtaaaaagtagactttaagtTTAGCTCAACCTCAAAAAGTTGGCTTATAAGGTGAGATTGAGCTATAACTGGTTGGTCTTTAGTCAATCTGAGATCTCTAACCCTATTGTTTCCAAAGCTATAACTGGAATCACTCCTCTTATAATTTCCAAGGAACATAATGCGCACGAACTCAATCATCTACAGAAAAGTAAAACTACAACAGAAAACAAACCATCTTGGCATACATCTAATGCTCACAGAATTATACATACACATAACTCAAAATAGAAATTCGTGACATTTGTTTACCTAGAGGACGCAGCTCCTCAAAGTCATTCAAATATCGAGAAGTATGTGAAACTGTGTTTGAGCCTCCAAGATTAGGGTTCCAAAATTGAGATATTCTCGATGAAGCCTAGAcagtaaatatataaaagaaataagtaaCAAGAAATATAGTGGTGAGAAATGGACCAAATGTTCTAGTGATTTGCCAACCAGGTACCAGGTGTTTGTGGAAAACACGATCAAAGGTTTTGTTAAAAATGGAAGGTGATTTGCATGCCATATCGCGTGCTAAATCAGAAATGATCTGGGAATATAACTCAAAAGGATTAGGATAACTGCAGAATAGACATTATCTAGAAATTAAagcaataatatatttttatttatgaaccGGTGATCTTTTTTGTACCCCTATATTATACAGCTCGGTTACCACTTGTGGCAAAGAGTCAGCCAATGATCTATTAGAAGCACAAACAAGGCGAAGCATGTGAACCTaatacaaaaaagaagaaacccAATTCAATGCTGAGCAGAATTCTCATGTGAAGTGAAGCTGACAACAGTAATTAGAATTTTACCATTAGTATATCCTTTTCAATTGTTTGAGATGGCTGATGATGAGGCAAGAAGTCAGAAGGCAGAGCCTTTGGAGACTCACTTTCATTAATACCGTCATTATCTTCAGTTGTATACTTATCAACAATAAAATACTGCAAGTgtaaagatagaaaataaaggATTTGACACAAACAAATGTCTCAAAGAGATACAAGCCAGTTACAATAATACCAAGAAAAGAGTAACAATGACAtgatttctaaatttcatttaaacatGAAACATTTGCCATCCACCGAAAGAAAGGAGGCACAGTTCATTAATTCAAGGAATTTCATCATAAAAATCTTGAGTTATCTTTGTTAGGTAAATTGGAACAAAGCTGGACCTATCTGATGAACTGTTGCAAGAAACTAAAGTTATCAATTCAGGTAGGGCCTGGGTAAAAGGGGCCATCTAGGCAGGGCTTTTCTGATGAAGACTAACATGAATAGGTCTACAAAAGCCTGTCATAGGATGACATATGCAGATATACAATAATTTCGTCCAATTataaaattaccatttttttcatattttttactcATTGTGCAATgatttcaaacatcaaattcaCATAtctaacaacaacaacatcgaACCCTTCTCCACCAGGTGGATCAACCACATGCAAATGACACCACCATGTTTTTTCATACATAAATGTTTagtaacatttattatttattagaagaTATCAAAGTTTCTCTATTTATTCTATTGATTTTGctttccaaaaaataaataaatcaattgcaTTGTTGTAGAAACAGACAATGTAGGCTAAATGCTTCTCTATTTCCTATAGTTTAACAACAATGAGTCCATCTAAAATTATTGCCCTAGCCAAAACATTAATGTAGAAGACatggaaacaaaagaaaacaatagacTTAAATAAAACAAGCAGTACATGGAACTTATGAgaacaaaatcatatattaccTCTTTCTCACCTTCATTATCGTTTCCTACAAAATCCTCCTCTGATGATGTACTTGAACTAGTCAAAGATAAACTACTTTTGCTATCTTCAATAACTTCTATGACAGTACCTAATTCGGCAGGATGTTCTTGCATAACTAATGGCATTTCCTTACTATTAAATTTCTTCTCATGAGCCTCAAAGCTTTGTTTTGAGCCATCTAAATTGGACAAGGGAGAAGAACTTTTCCCGGCAGTTTCATCCATTCCAAAACCCCAACTCCACGTTTCTCCATAGGCACTGAAAAGGTCTATGAAACCATAAACAAAGGAACCCTTCTTACTTAAAGATGTCTTATCCTTGGTAAACAATTCTTCATTGCTTTCCACAGTTGAGTGTAGAAGCTTCTACAGATGGAGGACAAAAACATGCTATAATCAATTTAAACAGCAAAATAACttgtttttagagataaatCATCAAAAGCTACATGCAAGCACatcaacaattaaaatataaaaaattataaaacagaTTCCAGTCAAGCATTTAGCAGCAATAAAGTAAAAAAGGCTCTtggttaattttgaaattaaaagacatCAACAGTTCTACACTGACTTCATCAAACTTGATTTTGtattaaaacaaaaagcaatGCTGTTATTGTAATAAAAAGCTTCAGAGAATAACAATAGTTATTATATCTAAATAGAAAATATGGAATAGTGAACTCACAGAATCATTTGATATGGCAATTGGCTCAATACCAGAAAGAAATTCCTGAGCAGCCTCAACCAGATTAAAGATCATTACTCGTCCCTCCCTAGCATTTAAAGTAGCCTGAAGGACAAGAACAAAGTGgaaaatgaaacataaataCATTTCGCTCCTTCTCGAGGGAAAGTACAAGGGAGAGACCAGCAGCTATCACAAAAatgtactatttttttatgatatatgtGGGGGGTGatagagaaaaggagaaatacAACAAGAGGGGCAACAAGGTTCAACAAAAGCATAAAACCAGACAGAAACGGAACATATGGGGCCAAGGAGGAGTGAGGGGCCAGGGGTTGGGCTTTCAAGAATATGACAAGGTTTCCTAGTCTCTCTGCATATTACAAGTAGCAAATCCACCTTTAGGTAACCTCTGCCCTTACTATATACTTTGGCACCCCAAGATATGGTTGCTTAAATTTGCTTGCAGTACTCTTAAGCACCAGAAGCATCAAAGCCCGAGTAACCACAATTTCATCCTTGACACAAATATGATCACAAAGCTAACAACAAAACAAGTGTTCGACCTGATCATGGAGGAGAGATAAGAGCTTATCAGCATCAGCTTCTGATAACCCTTTTTCCGGTGTAATCTGCAGCTTGGGACACTTGAAAGGATACCCAGGCAAGCACCTAgcaagaatgagaaagaaatgGTGATTGAGTTGGCAGCGAGTCAGCAACAAAGATCCCCATAACAAATAAAGTAAGGGTCACTAACTAAACATACCTGACAACAAGAGCAGCAGAAACATCTAGATCTTCATAACCCATGTCCTTTGAGTAAGGCCTGTTCAATTTCATgaagaaaacaacaaacaacaagagagataattattacaaacattaatttatatatcaaagtTTTTCTATGCACTATCAAAGTTTAATTGAGTAAACCACCATTATTAATCCCAAAAAGTGTATAATGTTGTCACATTAGTCCCCGATACTAAGAAAGTTTCAAATTAGTCTAAGAATTCATTCAAGTCCCCAAACTTAACCATTCATAGTCATCTAGTTCGCTAAATACCTGTCAATATCATCACTCTAAGTCTTTATCTTGATTGCATTTTTAGAAACTCATTAAACTTCTAGTTTCAAGGACTGATATCAGTGTTATACACCTTCACTAGCGTAATATTTTTATACACCGTCAACTACTAAGAAAGCGTGATAGATATGATTCTGGAACCATCATTGTAAAACATAACGCAAAAGGCAAGATGTTATTGAGTGACTTGCATAGTCaatgcataaattatttaatataatatcacaggaagagaaaaaaaaaaacataagaagtACCTGAGCTTAATAACTATACGAGGAGGCGAGCCTGGAAGAACTTTGCAGTCTTCTTGGAAAATAGCGCATCTAAACAAGCAACAACGCGTGCATTCATTTCATGTTAACGAATAAAACACATGAAATACATAAAACTCAAATCCACGCTGATAGCTAAGCGCGTTGGAGCTAAAGAAGAAGCTTACACTGCGGTAATCTCTTCGGAGAGCTGGTCGTAATCGTCGGCGCCTGATTGAGAAGCGTGATCTTTGGACTGCGTTCTCCCCTTGCTCCGGCGACCGCTCCCGCCTCCgcgcttcttcttcttcgaacTGTGCCCCATTCTCAGCTGAATCCTATTCGGTTTCAATCAGCGCGGTGAAGAAGAGAGTCTTCGGTTTCGACAACGATGACACAGCGATGGCGGTGGCGAGATTTGGTTCTTATATAGTGAGAGTGGTCAGAGATGAGCAATACTTTGGTGGTTTCATTCATCTGCAACAGCTGTGATTGATTTCGTTCCCGTTCACATGCTGTAACGCAAAATTAAACTCTGCATAATGGAAATAACTAGTAATAGAGTTTCGAATTTGATTTAGCACCACGACACTTTtgaacttgtaaataagttggttGATTAAATCCAAAACAGAGGTTAATTAACTACGGAATAGGGTTAAAATCACAATTATgtcatcttttttaattaattaaaccaGTTTAAAAACCACAAATCACTGTACATAACATTGAAATGccgattttttttttgttaaaagctaaaattacttcttcttttttactaaaattcaTGAAACTGAAAAGGTTGCtatgaaattcatattttaaatttttgaatggCAGAATtcagaatttatttttactatacaatttaaaatatatttgtatagaCTGAAATTGAATGTTTGTTAATATAACGAcacttgaaaataaattaaatgtgtaGTATTCGTTTCTTTAAACACTTGAAAgatgatatttataatattaaactttttaaatggtaaaaatataaatttgtgaaAGAGTAAAATATACATAGAATGTGTATATGGAATAGAAATATCTTATCatatattgtaataaattaagTGTTACTTGAAATTAACATAAAACGCTTGCATGTAAGCTAAAACTATTAGCATGATAATGCCAACATTAAACATGTAAGCAATTAGGCAATTGTTTCCTCCATCT comes from the Vigna radiata var. radiata cultivar VC1973A chromosome 2, Vradiata_ver6, whole genome shotgun sequence genome and includes:
- the LOC106756291 gene encoding eIF-2-alpha kinase GCN2 isoform X3, translating into MGHSSKKKKRGGGSGRRSKGRTQSKDHASQSGADDYDQLSEEITAVCAIFQEDCKVLPGSPPRIVIKLRPYSKDMGYEDLDVSAALVVRCLPGYPFKCPKLQITPEKGLSEADADKLLSLLHDQATLNAREGRVMIFNLVEAAQEFLSGIEPIAISNDSKLLHSTVESNEELFTKDKTSLSKKGSFVYGFIDLFSAYGETWSWGFGMDETAGKSSSPLSNLDGSKQSFEAHEKKFNSKEMPLVMQEHPAELGTVIEVIEDSKSSLSLTSSSTSSEEDFVGNDNEGEKEYFIVDKYTTEDNDGINESESPKALPSDFLPHHQPSQTIEKDILMVHMLRLVCASNRSLADSLPQVVTELYNIGIISDLARDMACKSPSIFNKTFDRVFHKHLASSRISQFWNPNLGGSNTVSHTSRYLNDFEELRPLGHGGFGHVVLCKNKLDGRQYAVKKIRLKDKSMPDRILREVATLSRLQHQHVVRYYQAWFETGVSDSSGDSAWGSKTTLSSTFSFTAATSNDVFGHENQLESTYLYIQMEYCPRTLRQKFESYNHFDKELAWHLFRQIVEGLAHIHGQGIIHRDLTPNNIFFDARNDIKIGDFGLAKFLKLEQLDQDVGHTADATGVSIDGTGQVGTYFYTAPEIEQGWPKIDEKADMYSLGVVFFELWHPFGTAMERHVVLSDLKQKGEVPSIWVAEFPEQESLLRQLMSPAPSDRPSATELLQNAFPQRMESQLLDDILRTMQKSEDTSIYDKILNAIFDEEMLSTKHIRQVGRLGSVGDSSSSIQYTEFETEVRDYVVDMNREIFRQHCAKHLEISTMRLLEDCPQFNRNAVKLLTHGGDMLELCHELRFPFVNWIIFNQKSSFKRYEISCVFRRAVGHSSPNRYLQGDFDIIGGTSALTEAEVIKVTRDVVTCFFHADSCDIHLNHADLLDAIWSWTGVKVEHRLKVAELLSMMGSLRPQSSERKSKWVVIRRQLLQELNLAEAKVNRLQTVGLRFCGSADHALPRLRGALPSVNCCR